In Streptomyces capitiformicae, one genomic interval encodes:
- a CDS encoding V-type ATPase 116kDa subunit family protein → MAPEKALRESLVRIAEAGCVEIDLAGDGGPEVRGPAATRLQRLRAEPAHPVLSEVPLDLDALEREGRADLLAGEAQLEERIGSAVRHGTVAALAGWCPETEVGATAARIAGAGGALVPLRIPRGIDPPTLLTGAATAPPAHPATTVRRSFTPLVTTYGTVPYADLDPTMAAGIVYVAMFGLMFGDAGHGLLLVVLAFLLRAGRPRRLAALRPLWPFIAGAGLAATLAGVAYGEFFGPTGVLPVLWLEPLEEPMRLLAAAVGLGAVLLAVAYAAGIVNRWREGGPSAALYTTTGIAGAALYLGLAVVAGYVWLGQVAYGVVGAVIAVVGLGLAGAGLYATTGGGPGGAVQTGIQLFDAVVRIGSNVVSFARLAAFGLTHAALGAIVWDGTTALTGRGPVGVGAAALVFLLGNALAFSLEALVAGVQALRLEFYELFSRLFEGEGRPFKPWHLPVQHLTPSSVATGAPTAAEAVPHAQAREEWS, encoded by the coding sequence GTGGCCCCCGAGAAGGCGCTGCGGGAAAGCCTGGTACGGATCGCCGAGGCGGGCTGCGTCGAGATCGACCTGGCCGGGGACGGGGGGCCGGAAGTCCGCGGGCCGGCGGCGACGCGCTTGCAGCGGCTGCGCGCAGAGCCGGCACACCCAGTTCTCAGCGAAGTTCCCCTCGACCTGGATGCCCTGGAGCGCGAGGGCCGGGCGGATCTGCTGGCCGGCGAGGCGCAATTGGAGGAACGGATCGGCAGTGCGGTCCGGCACGGCACGGTCGCGGCGCTGGCTGGCTGGTGCCCCGAGACGGAGGTGGGCGCCACGGCGGCGCGCATCGCCGGTGCCGGGGGCGCGCTGGTGCCGCTACGCATCCCGCGCGGTATCGACCCGCCGACCTTGCTGACCGGAGCGGCCACCGCACCCCCGGCCCATCCCGCGACGACCGTACGCCGCTCCTTCACCCCCCTGGTCACGACGTACGGAACCGTGCCCTACGCCGACCTCGACCCCACCATGGCGGCCGGAATCGTCTACGTGGCGATGTTCGGCCTGATGTTCGGCGATGCCGGGCACGGGCTGCTGCTGGTCGTGCTCGCGTTCCTGCTGCGGGCGGGCCGGCCGCGCCGACTCGCGGCGCTGCGTCCGCTGTGGCCCTTCATCGCCGGAGCCGGGCTGGCCGCCACGCTGGCCGGGGTTGCGTACGGCGAGTTCTTCGGCCCCACCGGAGTGCTGCCCGTGCTGTGGCTGGAACCGCTGGAGGAGCCCATGCGGCTGCTGGCCGCAGCCGTCGGGCTCGGCGCCGTGCTGCTCGCCGTCGCCTACGCCGCGGGGATCGTGAACCGGTGGCGGGAGGGCGGACCCTCGGCGGCCCTGTACACGACGACCGGGATCGCCGGGGCGGCGCTCTATCTCGGTCTCGCCGTCGTAGCTGGGTATGTGTGGCTCGGCCAGGTGGCGTATGGCGTGGTGGGGGCCGTGATCGCCGTCGTCGGGCTGGGTCTGGCCGGGGCAGGGCTGTACGCGACCACAGGGGGTGGTCCGGGCGGTGCCGTGCAGACCGGTATTCAACTGTTCGACGCGGTGGTACGGATCGGCTCGAACGTCGTGTCCTTCGCGCGGCTCGCGGCCTTCGGCCTGACGCATGCAGCGCTGGGCGCGATCGTCTGGGACGGCACGACGGCTCTGACGGGCCGGGGCCCGGTGGGTGTCGGCGCGGCAGCACTCGTCTTCCTGCTCGGCAATGCACTCGCCTTCTCGCTGGAGGCGCTCGTGGCAGGCGTCCAGGCGCTGCGGCTGGAGTTCTACGAACTGTTCTCCCGGCTCTTCGAGGGCGAGGGCCGCCCCTTCAAACCCTGGCACCTGCCCGTCCAGCACCTCACGCCGTCTTCGGTCGCCACCGGGGCGCCCACAGCGGCGGAGGC
- a CDS encoding V-type ATP synthase subunit E family protein: MTGFRDFLTRFRPAASPGRAAPGGVPADRSAELRAELAPPLALLEQAEAEARAIRERADVAAASRRREAARQAEEIVAEARAEADRVRERAADQVLRAAEDEATALLDEAEREAVAVRDRAGSRTPALAARVVALVLENLTAHLVSSAPREGHRSPGRGRPQEGGP; this comes from the coding sequence GTGACGGGTTTCCGGGACTTTCTGACCCGGTTCCGGCCGGCGGCGTCGCCCGGCCGGGCCGCGCCAGGTGGTGTGCCCGCAGACCGCTCCGCCGAACTCCGTGCGGAACTCGCACCTCCGCTGGCCCTGCTCGAACAGGCGGAGGCGGAAGCCCGGGCCATACGCGAGCGGGCCGACGTGGCCGCCGCGTCACGCCGACGGGAAGCCGCACGGCAGGCCGAGGAAATCGTGGCAGAGGCGCGTGCGGAGGCCGACCGGGTACGGGAGCGCGCCGCCGATCAGGTACTGCGTGCGGCAGAGGACGAGGCGACGGCGCTGCTCGACGAAGCGGAACGCGAGGCCGTCGCTGTACGTGACCGCGCCGGGAGCCGGACGCCCGCGCTCGCCGCACGCGTGGTCGCGCTGGTGCTGGAGAATCTCACGGCGCACCTGGTGTCTTCTGCGCCACGGGAGGGGCATCGATCTCCGGGCCGTGGGCGGCCTCAGGAGGGTGGTCCGTGA
- a CDS encoding V-type ATPase subunit — MTRARALRTRCLRAEGIRKVAASPTLEDALRYLAATPYRHDVTSGATPAEAQRAVSATLLWHLRVLAGWQPATGADAIRALAAGFEISNTEHHLRALTAEPRQPGMERLHPPPYRLGALAIAWTRLARTRTPSELRTALSASVWGDPGSDSPAAVATGMRVSAAIRLATAVPDAARWAAARLTLLLGREVFVVGRRMPDVSARRAARLLGPRAVGAGSYADFRQALPATARWLLDDIDDEADLWRAEARWWDAVDGDGRELLRQSAFGPRPVVGAVALLSADAWRTRGALEMAARGGGLGDWPAEVLSAPG, encoded by the coding sequence GTGACCCGGGCACGCGCCCTGCGGACGAGGTGTCTGCGTGCCGAGGGGATCAGGAAGGTGGCCGCGTCGCCCACCCTCGAGGACGCTCTGCGCTACTTGGCGGCCACCCCCTACCGGCACGACGTCACCTCGGGCGCCACGCCGGCCGAGGCCCAGCGGGCGGTCTCGGCGACGCTGTTGTGGCATCTGCGGGTCCTCGCCGGCTGGCAACCGGCCACGGGTGCGGATGCCATCCGGGCGCTCGCCGCAGGGTTCGAGATCTCCAACACCGAACACCACCTGAGGGCTCTCACGGCCGAACCGCGACAGCCGGGAATGGAACGCCTGCACCCACCGCCCTACCGCTTGGGTGCGCTGGCGATCGCCTGGACCCGGCTCGCCCGCACTCGTACGCCGTCGGAGCTGCGCACCGCGCTGTCGGCCTCCGTCTGGGGTGACCCCGGGAGCGACTCACCGGCTGCGGTCGCCACTGGTATGCGGGTCTCCGCCGCCATACGCCTCGCCACTGCTGTTCCCGACGCGGCGCGCTGGGCGGCGGCCCGGCTCACCCTGCTGCTCGGCCGAGAGGTGTTCGTCGTGGGCCGCCGGATGCCGGACGTGTCCGCCCGCCGGGCGGCCCGCCTGCTCGGCCCGCGAGCGGTGGGGGCGGGGTCGTACGCCGACTTCCGGCAGGCGTTGCCGGCCACCGCGAGGTGGCTGCTGGACGACATCGACGACGAGGCGGACCTGTGGCGGGCCGAGGCACGGTGGTGGGACGCCGTCGATGGCGACGGCCGGGAACTGCTGCGCCAGTCCGCCTTCGGTCCGCGGCCGGTCGTGGGGGCAGTGGCACTGCTGTCCGCAGACGCGTGGCGGACCCGAGGTGCGCTGGAAATGGCCGCCCGGGGCGGTGGCCTCGGGGACTGGCCCGCGGAGGTGCTCAGTGCTCCGGGCTGA